In Rutidosis leptorrhynchoides isolate AG116_Rl617_1_P2 chromosome 6, CSIRO_AGI_Rlap_v1, whole genome shotgun sequence, the DNA window TAAGTCTTCATTACCACACTGGACCCATTTCTATTATtttattactaaacttattatcaaaataattaaaaAACAAAATTAAAGAAAATTGATCGGTTGAGAGTGATTAAAGTTCCGTGAATGAAAATGCCATACAATGACACATACTATCACAATGAAACTTTGGCTAAGGCAGGGACGGTTGCTAATATCGAGGACATTGAAGGGCAGTAGCAACGGTGCTACCAACCTCGCAACGATACTTGTGGCCGTAGAGTAGCAGTTACTATGTTAACAAATTCAAGATTACATCATCTTCACAAAACTACCAACTTTAATTATTCATGTCACAACTCACAATTTTGCTACTTTTAACTCTGTTTTATACATCAATTCAATATGTTGCTTACATGTAAAGAAAAAAAGAACAAGTAATCTCCGATCAAGTGTCCCATATCATGACTACCGCGATCACCCCAATTCCCAACGTTACCGCCAACAACTTATAATGAGAAGCATCAACAGAACTCGGCTTCTGTGCTTTATAACCGCGAAGCAAATGGTTTATCGACACATACACAAACACCCCGCAAGCTATTCCCATTGATATTGCGAATATCCAGTCAGCAACCCGGCCCTGTGTCGTGGCATCAATTATAATTCCGATTGCCACACCAATTGGACTTGAAATCCCAAATGCAAAAGCATAAGATGCACACGATAACAAAGGGCGGTCTGGTATCATTCTTAAAAGAGCAATTCCCATTGCAATAGCTGCAAAGATCTTGTGAAGTGATATCGTCCATAACGCTTTCCATGCATCCGCTTTGGTGTCTGCGATTCCAATTGCGATTCCTTCGAATACCGAATGGAAACATAATGCAACTATCAGCAAGATGCTGTCCCCAAGTGACGAAGCTGATGATATTCCCATCTTCGTAGGGGCAGTTTCGTCTTTTCCATTACTATTGTCCCCTGTTATCATCAACAAATTACAATTGTTGTTCATTGTACTGCTCGTACAAATTACTTATTAAATCATGTCTTAATGACAAACAAACGAGTTTATTATACTTAGTAAAAAAAGGTATATTGCATACTATCAATTTTGGCAAAGGAAAATTGCCAAACATAATGCAATTAATAAAAAACAGGTGCGTAAATAAGCAGAGCTACTTGAGATCGACTTGTTAAAATCTCGTTTCGGTCTAAGCTTAAACAAGTTAGAGCTAGCGCCCGAGCTTGAATATAGTTTGAAGATTGTTTATCTAACAAGGTCGAACTCGAGTGTCTTATATCGAGCTCAAACACGCTCGTGAGCATAAATGAGCTTTTCATTTTATAACATATaattgtataataataattatcatcaaggttgcaaaatacgtgagacggggtcgagacggtcgggtcctaaaaaggtcgagacgttcgagacggggtcgagacgggggtcgagacggacgttgaccaaagttgacttttaaatatataagtataaaaatgcttatatgtatacatattttaaagctaaaaactttaattaattaatttataccgataattgctatcatcgttaatttaatacaaaaaattcaaactaaaatacgatataTTTTACCGATTTTATCGATTTTCTCCCTTTTCTGAATGTTGACCGACTTTGACTCGATTTTTTTCACTTTAACCCGAATTTTGatcgttgactgtcatattagacggttttctacgagacgggacggactagtcaccaaaccgtcgagacgggcgtcgagacggctcgagacggggtgttttgcaacagtgatTATCATACATAAACACGTAGAactcgagccgagctcgagcttgtaTAATATCAAACGAGTCAAGATCAAGCTTAATATGATAGGCTAGAAATGATACAAACTAAAGCTCAAGCTCTTCCAATTTTAAATAGATTTGCAACATTTAGTAAATCTAAGTATTATGGATTTACAACTACAAATGTGACAATACTTGCAAACTAA includes these proteins:
- the LOC139852729 gene encoding zinc transporter 11 isoform X1, with amino-acid sequence MSRSLLLTSVFLCLILSASTHGGEDDDDDVAGATKPNLRSKSLILVKIWCLILVFVGTFVGGVSPYFLKWNEGFLILGTQFAGGVFLGTAMMHFLSDANETFGDLTTVKYPFAFMLACAGYLLTMLADSVISYVYGKQNSSDLEGQGDNSNGKDETAPTKMGISSASSLGDSILLIVALCFHSVFEGIAIGIADTKADAWKALWTISLHKIFAAIAMGIALLRMIPDRPLLSCASYAFAFGISSPIGVAIGIIIDATTQGRVADWIFAISMGIACGVFVYVSINHLLRGYKAQKPSSVDASHYKLLAVTLGIGVIAVVMIWDT
- the LOC139852729 gene encoding zinc transporter 11 isoform X2; its protein translation is MSRSLLLTSVFLCLILSASTHGGEDDDDDVAGATKPNLRSKSLILVKIWCLILVFVGTFVGGVSPYFLKWNEGFLILGTQFAGGVFLGTAMMHFLSDANETFGDLTTVKYPFAFMLACAGYLLTMLADSVISYVYGKQNSSDLEGDNSNGKDETAPTKMGISSASSLGDSILLIVALCFHSVFEGIAIGIADTKADAWKALWTISLHKIFAAIAMGIALLRMIPDRPLLSCASYAFAFGISSPIGVAIGIIIDATTQGRVADWIFAISMGIACGVFVYVSINHLLRGYKAQKPSSVDASHYKLLAVTLGIGVIAVVMIWDT